AAACAGACGAGGATATGCTAAACATAGATTATCTAAATTTGTATGATACACCCTACGAAACACCCCGAGCTTATATAAAGCTGGTTTCTCAAATAAAAGTTTAATATCTCGGTTTGTTTCGGTTAAAATGTTTTCCGTGAAGTTCCTCGTATCTAAATTAGGGGCTTAACCCTGTCTTTAAGATTTTCGGGCTTCACGGGCTTTAATATAATTCGTTTAAAAATCTTAGTGCCGTTTATGCGTTCACTGAATACAAGAAAGAATTAAAAGCCAAAACATTTTAAAAATTTAAGGGGTATCAGATGAAAAAAGTTTTCTTTGTCGGTGCTGATGTTTCAAGAGATAAAATCGATTTTTGCTTTTTAACTCCCGTTGAAAATACAAGGCCTAAATTTGTGTCGCTTCCTAACGATACGGATACGATTAAAGCTTATTTTCAATCTTTTATCAAAGATGATATTTTTATCGTTTTTGAGCATACAAATAACTATCACGTGCCGCTACAATCTGCTTTAACTGATTTAAATATAAAACACAGCGCGCTAAATCCTGCTAAAATTTCCCACTTTTTAAAGCATTTAACTTATCAAAAATCAGACGTTACGGATGCTTACGGCTTGGCTTTATATTGCCGTATATTCAAATCCGATTTAAACCCTAGCACGTATAATCACGAATACAATTTAATCAAAAGCTACAATTCTACAATACTGCTTTTATCAAAAATTCAAACACAGCTTAAAAATTTTAAAAAATCACAGGACTTTGTAGCCGATACGGAGCTATCCGAAATAATCAAATCTCTAACGTTTCACGTTCAAAAAACACAGGAAAAAATAAAGCTCCTAGCCTTTGAAATTTTAAAAAGTTTTGTTCCAAACTGTGAGCAAATTATCAAAGATAATAAAGGTTTCGGTATTGACCTAGCTTTAAATTTATTTCCTCAGCTTCATTTTAACCGCGCAAAATCGGAAAAGCAATTTATTTCATTTCTTGGCTTAAGCCCTCGCATATATGAAAGCGGTTCGAGCGTGCATAAGTCGCCAAAAATAAATAAGCGTGGTAGTCCTGCAATAAGGCGCATATTATTTTTAAATGCTATTTCTTGTGCTCGTTTTAACGATAAATTTAAGCAAAGATACGAAAACCTAGTAAGTAAAGGCAAAAAGAAAAAAGTTGCGCTAGTTGCCGTAATGTGTGCAATCGTGCGCTATTTAAAATCTTTGTTTCCATTAAATGAGAGTTATATCAATGAAAATTTATATCAC
Above is a window of Campylobacter showae CSUNSWCD DNA encoding:
- a CDS encoding IS110 family transposase, with the protein product MKKVFFVGADVSRDKIDFCFLTPVENTRPKFVSLPNDTDTIKAYFQSFIKDDIFIVFEHTNNYHVPLQSALTDLNIKHSALNPAKISHFLKHLTYQKSDVTDAYGLALYCRIFKSDLNPSTYNHEYNLIKSYNSTILLLSKIQTQLKNFKKSQDFVADTELSEIIKSLTFHVQKTQEKIKLLAFEILKSFVPNCEQIIKDNKGFGIDLALNLFPQLHFNRAKSEKQFISFLGLSPRIYESGSSVHKSPKINKRGSPAIRRILFLNAISCARFNDKFKQRYENLVSKGKKKKVALVAVMCAIVRYLKSLFPLNESYINENLYHARTS